One stretch of Bombus vancouverensis nearcticus chromosome 16, iyBomVanc1_principal, whole genome shotgun sequence DNA includes these proteins:
- the LOC117154390 gene encoding uncharacterized protein LOC117154390 isoform X2 — protein sequence MSYHRGGQAGAVAVSYSTSPMAPHSPSRRCSSGNSGNTSSSIGNSTSKLSTYRSTAPSSILDRPTNFYSSSSTSGSSGFRSNYTTEYRRSYCPSGRSVSSSTYNSTGSSGGTAANVTTNGTSGSRFGLSTSSSSSNISVGSSSRDRGIPESRLEIAADLIRYSPSGYIPNIRQTSSTSSTSGAHHHHHHHHHHHQWKHHSAGSSLTELFGGDDRDIAIERSTGRDHRPESSLSSSSSSSSCAVGGALWSRSKRRPLSSSTVLSSGHARADSAASPGEVTIDERGTIRDLDEDDDDDDDNDDKDNNTDDDQHNNNSSNGNISSGGGDACDSGQYGIINNNDREHEHSHDPDHDHDPDDDHDKDDDDEDDEDNKLNNRHHRQQQQQRGAAYRIDEVSPAKRNLLSPVLGGGAGVAGLIGVKLNLFTNLATNPSNGGLLINNNARKNIQGVKEEEEDIDIEDETARGGGEVIHGIKDVVTSIDVISFLRGGRTGDPESLEDSEQQRKTSTSYGIDQTGFVGGSTPPILQNGVAGRPSGTYGDDPSVPSTSRRPDGHLSGTTANTASNLTSSSSPTAPSTAHQNLYRGVADQFEGSPTNKSARNRLQAHRDERCGLNGLRNIGNTCFMNSVIQCLSNTRPLLEYLLNEQYLADINTSTSSMKGALIKAFSQVIHELWEVGGDLVVNTTALKSQIQRFAPRFMGYSQQDAQEFLRYLLEGLHEDVNRVTVKPQPIHTDIPEMYTDSQKAVESWKRYLRSEDSMIVDVFVGQLRSSLHCTSCDHVSVTLDPFWDLSLPIPARSGTVKLSQCLEHFTREEVLDGDEKPTCSKCQMRRKCTKSFSIQKFPKILVIHLKRFSPMERFRSKLNVMVDFPLTGLDLSAFAAPRVPGCTYNLYGVANHSGTTHSGHYTAYCKHPYSGEWHEYNDSRVSVVPARSVVSNEAYVLFYEQQPHSSHL from the exons ATGTCGTATCACCGTGGGGGCCAGGCGGGCGCCGTAGCAGTGTCGTACAGCACCAGTCCAATGGCGCCGCATTCTCCTAGCAGACGATGTTCCAGCGGTAACAGCGGCAACACCAGTTCCTCTATCGGCAACTCCACCTCGAAGCTGAGCACCTACCGATCTACTGCTCCGTCGTCGATCCTAGATCGACCGACGAACTTCTACTCGTCTTCGTCGACATCGGGCAGCTCGGGCTTTCGTTCAAACTATACAACCGAGTACAGGCGATCCTACTGCCCATCAGGCAG GTCAGTTTCGTCGTCGACGTACAACAGCACTGGCAGCAGCGGTGGCACGGCCGCGAATGTGACGACAAACGGCACCAGCGGCAGCAGATTCGGCTTGTCTacgtcgtcgtcctcgtcgaACATCTCTGTCGGAAGTTCGTCCAGGGATAGAGGAATTCCGGAGTCAAGGCTGGAAATAGCGGCAGATCTGATCAGGTACTCGCCGTCCGGTTACATACCGAATATCCGTCAAACGAGCAGCACCAGCAGCACTAGTGGAgcccatcatcatcatcatcatcatcatcatcatcatcagtgGAAGCATCATTCGGCCGGTTCCTCGTTGACGGAATTGTTCGGTGGCGACGATCGTGATATAGCCATCGAACGTAGTACCGGCAGAGATCATCGTCCTGAGTCGTCGCTCTCCTCGTCCTCCTCGTCGTCTTCCTGCGCCGTTGGTGGCGCACTTTGGTCCAGGTCAAAGAGAAGGCCACTGTCCAGCAGCACGGTGCTCAGCAGCGGGCATGCACGCGCAGATAGTGCCGCGTCGCCAGGCGAGGTAACGATTGACGAGCGCGGCACGATCCGCGACCTagacgaggacgacgacgatgacgacgataaCGACGACAAGGACAATAACACCGACGACGATCAACATAACAACAACAGCAGTAATGGGAATATCAGCAGCGGCGGTGGGGACGCCTGTGATTCCGGTCAATATGGGATAATAAACAACAACGACCGCGAGCACGAACACAGTCACGACCccgaccacgaccacgacccTGACGACGACCACGACAAGGACGAtgacgacgaggacgacgaagACAACAAGCTGAACAACCGGCATCATCggcaacaacagcagcaacgcGGTGCTGCCTATCGGATTGACGAGGTTTCACCAGCTAAGCGTAACCTCTTGTCGCCTGTGCTCGGTGGCGGTGCTGGCGTTGCTGGTTTGATCGGTGTTAAGCTCAACTTGTTCACTAACCTAGCCACTAATCCGAGTAACGGCGGGCTGCTGATTAACAACAACGCTCGGAAGAATATCCAAGGGGtaaaggaagaagaggaggacaTCGATATCGAGGACGAGACTGCTAGAGGCGGTGGTGAGGTAATACACGGCATCAAGGACGTCGTCACCTCCATCGACGTGATCTCCTTCCTCCGTGGTGGTCGCACTGGAGATCCGGAGAGCCTCGAGGACAGCGAGCAGCAACGGAAAACGTCTACTTCGTACGGTATCGATCAGACCGGGTTCGTAGGCGGCAGCACGCCGCCCATCTTGCAAAACGGCGTGGCGGGAAGACCGTCCGGTACCTATGGAGACGACCCATCTGTGCCTTCCACGTCTAGGAGACCGGATGGTCACCTCTCGGGGACAACCGCGAACACTGCCAGTAATCTGACCTCCTCCTCGTCGCCCACTGCACCGTCCACGGCTCACCAAAATCTCTACCGCGGGGTCGCCGACCAGTTT GAAGGAAGCCCGACAAACAAATCAGCGCGTAATCGGCTACAAGCGCATCGCGATGAGCGATGTGGACTAAACGGGTTGCGAAATATTGGAAACACA TGTTTTATGAACAGTGTAATCCAATGTTTGAGCAACACGAGACCGTTACTGGAATATTTGCTGAACGAACAGTACCTGGCGGACATAAACACCTCCACAAGCAGTATGAAAGGGGCTCTTATCAAGGCCTTCAGTCAGGTGATTCACGAGCTGTGGGAAGTGGGCGGTGATCTCGTGGTTAACACGACGGCGCTTAAATCCCAGATACAAAGATTCGCACCACGTTTCATGGGGTACAGCCAACAAGATGCTCAAGAATTTCTCAGATACTTGCTGGAAGGACTGCACGAAGACGTGAACAGGGTGACGGTGAAGCCGCAACCGATACACACGGATATTCCTGAAATGTACAC TGACAGTCAGAAGGCAGTAGAGAGCTGGAAACGCTACCTGCGCAGCGAAGATAGTATGATAGTGGACGTGTTCGTGGGCCAATTACGTTCGTCGTTGCACTGCACTTCTTGCGACCACGTGTCGGTTACATTGGATCCTTTCTGGGATCTAAGCTTGCCAATACCGGCCAGAAGTGGTACAGTGAAGTTGAGTCAATGTTTGGAACACTTCACGCGAGAAGAGGTGCTCGACGGTGACGAAAAACCGACTTGTTCCAAGTGTCAGATGAGGAGAAAGTGCACGAAAAGCTTCAGCATACAAAAGTTCCCGAAGATTCTTGTTATTC attTAAAACGTTTTTCACCGATGGAACGATTCCGCAGCAAGTTAAACGTAATGGTAGATTTTCCATTGACAGGTTTGGATCTCAGTGCCTTTGCCGCGCCCAGAGTTCCGGGTTGTACGTACAATTTGTACGGTGTCGCGAATCACTCGGGCACAACGCACTCCGGCCATTACACGGCGTATTGTAAGCATCCATACTCGGGGGAGTGGCATGAGTATAATGACAGCCGTGTGTCCGTCGTTCCAGCGCGATCGGTCGTTTCCAACGAAGCCTACGTATTGTTCTACGAGCAACAGCCTCACAGCTCTCACTTGTAA
- the Ets97D gene encoding DNA-binding protein Ets97D, which translates to MDLESRHKSSDKSFDTDDDSDYAMIKRIKMEPEAILSQEDDIMAQLQQESSDLEVEPSFALEGSANGEDCNEGVLMQHMDIREPLSTLRNLLEQRLGVELTDYSFWLQDAQMLESHKNLVDQCVQGEGLVQVNVQIKATQRRINIVDVLKPAEDYIELAENNASTPVNEDSKRNVIRWMVDPQYKKEQERLKIPADPKEWTQTHVKHWLQWAVRQFNLASVRLADWNITGQQLYNLTLEEFQAKVPLDPGEVFWTHLELLRKCKFVAVVQKDPPSSPTENNVDKTIKIRNQKATKPRPVVNQQARVVSVPLENIDSTPITIATSSRSVNSGQIQLWQFLLELLTDREHRGAIQWVGTEGEFKLNQPEAVAQLWGARKNKPSMNYEKLSRALRYYYDGDMISKVHGKRFVYKFVCDLKQVLGYSAAELSRLVEEGTRYF; encoded by the exons ATGGATCTGGAAAGCAGACATAAAAGTTCTGATAAGAG TTTCGACACAGATGACGATTCTGATTATGCTATGATAAAACGAATTAAAATGGAACCAGAAGCTATATTGTCACAGGAAGATGATATAATGGCTCAGTTACAACAAGAAAGTTCTGATTTAGAAGTGGAACCAAGCTTTGCGTTGGAAGGCTCTGCAAATGGAGAGGATTGCAATGAAGGTGTTCTAATGCAACATATGGATATCAGAGAGCCTCTCTCTACCTTGAGAAATTTATTAGAACAAAGACTTGGAGTAGAGTTAACAGATTATTCTTTTTGGCTCCAAGATGCACAAATG CTAGAAAGCCATAAGAACTTGGTTGATCAGTGCGTGCAAGGAGAGGGATTGGTTCAAGTAAATGTTCAGATAAAAGCAACACAAAGGAGAATAAATATAGTGGATGTTTTGAAACCTGCAGAGGATTACATAGAACTAGCAGAAAACAATG CATCCACACCAGTAAATGAAGATAGCAAACGAAATGTTATAAGATGGATGGTTGACCCACAATACAAAAAAGAACAG gaACGGTTAAAAATTCCAGCTGATCCAAAAGAATGGACACAGACACATGTCAAGCACTGGCTTCAATGGGCAGTTAGGCAATTTAATTTGGCCTCAGTGAGATTAGCAGATTGGAACATCACAGGTCAACAATTGTATAATCTCACCCTGGAAGAATTCCAAGCTAAAGTGCCTCTTGACCCAGGGGAAGTATTCTGGACTCATTTAGAATTACTTCGAAAGTGCAAATTTGTTG CTGTCGTTCAGAAGGATCCACCATCGTCACCCACGGAAAATAATGTGGATAAAACCATAAAAATTCGCAACCAAAAGGCAACAAAACCGCGACCAGTAGTGAATCAACAAGCGCGAGTAGTTAGCGTTCCTTTAGAAAACATCGATTCCACACCAATCACTATAGCGACATCGAGTCGTTCGGTTAACAGTGGTCAAATACAATTATGGCAGTTCTTGTTGGAGTTGTTAACAGATCGCGAGCACAGAGGTGCTATTCAATGGGTCGGGACTGAGGGGGAGTTCAAGTTAAATCAACCGGAAGCGGTAGCGCAACTTTGGGGAGCGCGTAAAAACAAACCATCAATGAATTACGAAAAATTGAGTCGTGCGTTGCGTTACTATTACGATGGAGATATGATTTCAAAGGTGCACGGGAAACGATTCGTATATAAGTTTGTATGCGATTTGAAGCAGGTTTTAGGTTATTCGGCAGCGGAGTTAAGTAGGTTGGTGGAAGAGGGCACAAGATATTTCTGA
- the LOC117154390 gene encoding uncharacterized protein LOC117154390 isoform X1 has protein sequence MSYHRGGQAGAVAVSYSTSPMAPHSPSRRCSSGNSGNTSSSIGNSTSKLSTYRSTAPSSILDRPTNFYSSSSTSGSSGFRSNYTTEYRRSYCPSGSFYSSANTSIRRSYVSEYSRSRSSPTRSVSSSTYNSTGSSGGTAANVTTNGTSGSRFGLSTSSSSSNISVGSSSRDRGIPESRLEIAADLIRYSPSGYIPNIRQTSSTSSTSGAHHHHHHHHHHHQWKHHSAGSSLTELFGGDDRDIAIERSTGRDHRPESSLSSSSSSSSCAVGGALWSRSKRRPLSSSTVLSSGHARADSAASPGEVTIDERGTIRDLDEDDDDDDDNDDKDNNTDDDQHNNNSSNGNISSGGGDACDSGQYGIINNNDREHEHSHDPDHDHDPDDDHDKDDDDEDDEDNKLNNRHHRQQQQQRGAAYRIDEVSPAKRNLLSPVLGGGAGVAGLIGVKLNLFTNLATNPSNGGLLINNNARKNIQGVKEEEEDIDIEDETARGGGEVIHGIKDVVTSIDVISFLRGGRTGDPESLEDSEQQRKTSTSYGIDQTGFVGGSTPPILQNGVAGRPSGTYGDDPSVPSTSRRPDGHLSGTTANTASNLTSSSSPTAPSTAHQNLYRGVADQFEGSPTNKSARNRLQAHRDERCGLNGLRNIGNTCFMNSVIQCLSNTRPLLEYLLNEQYLADINTSTSSMKGALIKAFSQVIHELWEVGGDLVVNTTALKSQIQRFAPRFMGYSQQDAQEFLRYLLEGLHEDVNRVTVKPQPIHTDIPEMYTDSQKAVESWKRYLRSEDSMIVDVFVGQLRSSLHCTSCDHVSVTLDPFWDLSLPIPARSGTVKLSQCLEHFTREEVLDGDEKPTCSKCQMRRKCTKSFSIQKFPKILVIHLKRFSPMERFRSKLNVMVDFPLTGLDLSAFAAPRVPGCTYNLYGVANHSGTTHSGHYTAYCKHPYSGEWHEYNDSRVSVVPARSVVSNEAYVLFYEQQPHSSHL, from the exons ATGTCGTATCACCGTGGGGGCCAGGCGGGCGCCGTAGCAGTGTCGTACAGCACCAGTCCAATGGCGCCGCATTCTCCTAGCAGACGATGTTCCAGCGGTAACAGCGGCAACACCAGTTCCTCTATCGGCAACTCCACCTCGAAGCTGAGCACCTACCGATCTACTGCTCCGTCGTCGATCCTAGATCGACCGACGAACTTCTACTCGTCTTCGTCGACATCGGGCAGCTCGGGCTTTCGTTCAAACTATACAACCGAGTACAGGCGATCCTACTGCCCATCAGGCAG TTTCTACTCGTCGGCGAACACGAGCATCCGCAGGAGTTACGTGTCGGAGTACAGCCGGTCTCGCAGCTCACCCACAAG GTCAGTTTCGTCGTCGACGTACAACAGCACTGGCAGCAGCGGTGGCACGGCCGCGAATGTGACGACAAACGGCACCAGCGGCAGCAGATTCGGCTTGTCTacgtcgtcgtcctcgtcgaACATCTCTGTCGGAAGTTCGTCCAGGGATAGAGGAATTCCGGAGTCAAGGCTGGAAATAGCGGCAGATCTGATCAGGTACTCGCCGTCCGGTTACATACCGAATATCCGTCAAACGAGCAGCACCAGCAGCACTAGTGGAgcccatcatcatcatcatcatcatcatcatcatcatcagtgGAAGCATCATTCGGCCGGTTCCTCGTTGACGGAATTGTTCGGTGGCGACGATCGTGATATAGCCATCGAACGTAGTACCGGCAGAGATCATCGTCCTGAGTCGTCGCTCTCCTCGTCCTCCTCGTCGTCTTCCTGCGCCGTTGGTGGCGCACTTTGGTCCAGGTCAAAGAGAAGGCCACTGTCCAGCAGCACGGTGCTCAGCAGCGGGCATGCACGCGCAGATAGTGCCGCGTCGCCAGGCGAGGTAACGATTGACGAGCGCGGCACGATCCGCGACCTagacgaggacgacgacgatgacgacgataaCGACGACAAGGACAATAACACCGACGACGATCAACATAACAACAACAGCAGTAATGGGAATATCAGCAGCGGCGGTGGGGACGCCTGTGATTCCGGTCAATATGGGATAATAAACAACAACGACCGCGAGCACGAACACAGTCACGACCccgaccacgaccacgacccTGACGACGACCACGACAAGGACGAtgacgacgaggacgacgaagACAACAAGCTGAACAACCGGCATCATCggcaacaacagcagcaacgcGGTGCTGCCTATCGGATTGACGAGGTTTCACCAGCTAAGCGTAACCTCTTGTCGCCTGTGCTCGGTGGCGGTGCTGGCGTTGCTGGTTTGATCGGTGTTAAGCTCAACTTGTTCACTAACCTAGCCACTAATCCGAGTAACGGCGGGCTGCTGATTAACAACAACGCTCGGAAGAATATCCAAGGGGtaaaggaagaagaggaggacaTCGATATCGAGGACGAGACTGCTAGAGGCGGTGGTGAGGTAATACACGGCATCAAGGACGTCGTCACCTCCATCGACGTGATCTCCTTCCTCCGTGGTGGTCGCACTGGAGATCCGGAGAGCCTCGAGGACAGCGAGCAGCAACGGAAAACGTCTACTTCGTACGGTATCGATCAGACCGGGTTCGTAGGCGGCAGCACGCCGCCCATCTTGCAAAACGGCGTGGCGGGAAGACCGTCCGGTACCTATGGAGACGACCCATCTGTGCCTTCCACGTCTAGGAGACCGGATGGTCACCTCTCGGGGACAACCGCGAACACTGCCAGTAATCTGACCTCCTCCTCGTCGCCCACTGCACCGTCCACGGCTCACCAAAATCTCTACCGCGGGGTCGCCGACCAGTTT GAAGGAAGCCCGACAAACAAATCAGCGCGTAATCGGCTACAAGCGCATCGCGATGAGCGATGTGGACTAAACGGGTTGCGAAATATTGGAAACACA TGTTTTATGAACAGTGTAATCCAATGTTTGAGCAACACGAGACCGTTACTGGAATATTTGCTGAACGAACAGTACCTGGCGGACATAAACACCTCCACAAGCAGTATGAAAGGGGCTCTTATCAAGGCCTTCAGTCAGGTGATTCACGAGCTGTGGGAAGTGGGCGGTGATCTCGTGGTTAACACGACGGCGCTTAAATCCCAGATACAAAGATTCGCACCACGTTTCATGGGGTACAGCCAACAAGATGCTCAAGAATTTCTCAGATACTTGCTGGAAGGACTGCACGAAGACGTGAACAGGGTGACGGTGAAGCCGCAACCGATACACACGGATATTCCTGAAATGTACAC TGACAGTCAGAAGGCAGTAGAGAGCTGGAAACGCTACCTGCGCAGCGAAGATAGTATGATAGTGGACGTGTTCGTGGGCCAATTACGTTCGTCGTTGCACTGCACTTCTTGCGACCACGTGTCGGTTACATTGGATCCTTTCTGGGATCTAAGCTTGCCAATACCGGCCAGAAGTGGTACAGTGAAGTTGAGTCAATGTTTGGAACACTTCACGCGAGAAGAGGTGCTCGACGGTGACGAAAAACCGACTTGTTCCAAGTGTCAGATGAGGAGAAAGTGCACGAAAAGCTTCAGCATACAAAAGTTCCCGAAGATTCTTGTTATTC attTAAAACGTTTTTCACCGATGGAACGATTCCGCAGCAAGTTAAACGTAATGGTAGATTTTCCATTGACAGGTTTGGATCTCAGTGCCTTTGCCGCGCCCAGAGTTCCGGGTTGTACGTACAATTTGTACGGTGTCGCGAATCACTCGGGCACAACGCACTCCGGCCATTACACGGCGTATTGTAAGCATCCATACTCGGGGGAGTGGCATGAGTATAATGACAGCCGTGTGTCCGTCGTTCCAGCGCGATCGGTCGTTTCCAACGAAGCCTACGTATTGTTCTACGAGCAACAGCCTCACAGCTCTCACTTGTAA
- the LOC117154390 gene encoding uncharacterized protein LOC117154390 isoform X3 — protein sequence MSYHRGGQAGAVAVSYSTSPMAPHSPSRRCSSGNSGNTSSSIGNSTSKLSTYRSTAPSSILDRPTNFYSSSSTSGSSGFRSNYTTEYRRSYCPSGSFYSSANTSIRRSYVSEYSRSRSSPTRSVSSSTYNSTGSSGGTAANVTTNGTSGSRFGLSTSSSSSNISVGSSSRDRGIPESRLEIAADLIRYSPSGYIPNIRQTSSTSSTSGAHHHHHHHHHHHQWKHHSAGSSLTELFGGDDRDIAIERSTGRDHRPESSLSSSSSSSSCAVGGALWSRSKRRPLSSSTVLSSGHARADSAASPGEVTIDERGTIRDLDEDDDDDDDNDDKDNNTDDDQHNNNSSNGNISSGGGDACDSGQYGIINNNDREHEHSHDPDHDHDPDDDHDKDDDDEDDEDNKLNNRHHRQQQQQRGAAYRIDEEGSPTNKSARNRLQAHRDERCGLNGLRNIGNTCFMNSVIQCLSNTRPLLEYLLNEQYLADINTSTSSMKGALIKAFSQVIHELWEVGGDLVVNTTALKSQIQRFAPRFMGYSQQDAQEFLRYLLEGLHEDVNRVTVKPQPIHTDIPEMYTDSQKAVESWKRYLRSEDSMIVDVFVGQLRSSLHCTSCDHVSVTLDPFWDLSLPIPARSGTVKLSQCLEHFTREEVLDGDEKPTCSKCQMRRKCTKSFSIQKFPKILVIHLKRFSPMERFRSKLNVMVDFPLTGLDLSAFAAPRVPGCTYNLYGVANHSGTTHSGHYTAYCKHPYSGEWHEYNDSRVSVVPARSVVSNEAYVLFYEQQPHSSHL from the exons ATGTCGTATCACCGTGGGGGCCAGGCGGGCGCCGTAGCAGTGTCGTACAGCACCAGTCCAATGGCGCCGCATTCTCCTAGCAGACGATGTTCCAGCGGTAACAGCGGCAACACCAGTTCCTCTATCGGCAACTCCACCTCGAAGCTGAGCACCTACCGATCTACTGCTCCGTCGTCGATCCTAGATCGACCGACGAACTTCTACTCGTCTTCGTCGACATCGGGCAGCTCGGGCTTTCGTTCAAACTATACAACCGAGTACAGGCGATCCTACTGCCCATCAGGCAG TTTCTACTCGTCGGCGAACACGAGCATCCGCAGGAGTTACGTGTCGGAGTACAGCCGGTCTCGCAGCTCACCCACAAG GTCAGTTTCGTCGTCGACGTACAACAGCACTGGCAGCAGCGGTGGCACGGCCGCGAATGTGACGACAAACGGCACCAGCGGCAGCAGATTCGGCTTGTCTacgtcgtcgtcctcgtcgaACATCTCTGTCGGAAGTTCGTCCAGGGATAGAGGAATTCCGGAGTCAAGGCTGGAAATAGCGGCAGATCTGATCAGGTACTCGCCGTCCGGTTACATACCGAATATCCGTCAAACGAGCAGCACCAGCAGCACTAGTGGAgcccatcatcatcatcatcatcatcatcatcatcatcagtgGAAGCATCATTCGGCCGGTTCCTCGTTGACGGAATTGTTCGGTGGCGACGATCGTGATATAGCCATCGAACGTAGTACCGGCAGAGATCATCGTCCTGAGTCGTCGCTCTCCTCGTCCTCCTCGTCGTCTTCCTGCGCCGTTGGTGGCGCACTTTGGTCCAGGTCAAAGAGAAGGCCACTGTCCAGCAGCACGGTGCTCAGCAGCGGGCATGCACGCGCAGATAGTGCCGCGTCGCCAGGCGAGGTAACGATTGACGAGCGCGGCACGATCCGCGACCTagacgaggacgacgacgatgacgacgataaCGACGACAAGGACAATAACACCGACGACGATCAACATAACAACAACAGCAGTAATGGGAATATCAGCAGCGGCGGTGGGGACGCCTGTGATTCCGGTCAATATGGGATAATAAACAACAACGACCGCGAGCACGAACACAGTCACGACCccgaccacgaccacgacccTGACGACGACCACGACAAGGACGAtgacgacgaggacgacgaagACAACAAGCTGAACAACCGGCATCATCggcaacaacagcagcaacgcGGTGCTGCCTATCGGATTGACGAG GAAGGAAGCCCGACAAACAAATCAGCGCGTAATCGGCTACAAGCGCATCGCGATGAGCGATGTGGACTAAACGGGTTGCGAAATATTGGAAACACA TGTTTTATGAACAGTGTAATCCAATGTTTGAGCAACACGAGACCGTTACTGGAATATTTGCTGAACGAACAGTACCTGGCGGACATAAACACCTCCACAAGCAGTATGAAAGGGGCTCTTATCAAGGCCTTCAGTCAGGTGATTCACGAGCTGTGGGAAGTGGGCGGTGATCTCGTGGTTAACACGACGGCGCTTAAATCCCAGATACAAAGATTCGCACCACGTTTCATGGGGTACAGCCAACAAGATGCTCAAGAATTTCTCAGATACTTGCTGGAAGGACTGCACGAAGACGTGAACAGGGTGACGGTGAAGCCGCAACCGATACACACGGATATTCCTGAAATGTACAC TGACAGTCAGAAGGCAGTAGAGAGCTGGAAACGCTACCTGCGCAGCGAAGATAGTATGATAGTGGACGTGTTCGTGGGCCAATTACGTTCGTCGTTGCACTGCACTTCTTGCGACCACGTGTCGGTTACATTGGATCCTTTCTGGGATCTAAGCTTGCCAATACCGGCCAGAAGTGGTACAGTGAAGTTGAGTCAATGTTTGGAACACTTCACGCGAGAAGAGGTGCTCGACGGTGACGAAAAACCGACTTGTTCCAAGTGTCAGATGAGGAGAAAGTGCACGAAAAGCTTCAGCATACAAAAGTTCCCGAAGATTCTTGTTATTC attTAAAACGTTTTTCACCGATGGAACGATTCCGCAGCAAGTTAAACGTAATGGTAGATTTTCCATTGACAGGTTTGGATCTCAGTGCCTTTGCCGCGCCCAGAGTTCCGGGTTGTACGTACAATTTGTACGGTGTCGCGAATCACTCGGGCACAACGCACTCCGGCCATTACACGGCGTATTGTAAGCATCCATACTCGGGGGAGTGGCATGAGTATAATGACAGCCGTGTGTCCGTCGTTCCAGCGCGATCGGTCGTTTCCAACGAAGCCTACGTATTGTTCTACGAGCAACAGCCTCACAGCTCTCACTTGTAA